One window from the genome of Deinococcus sp. NW-56 encodes:
- a CDS encoding ABC transporter permease subunit: protein MSAPGEVGTGDGQTAIRLTSVTVRLGGQTVLEDVTLEVPHGEFLAVIGPSGSGKSTLLRVLAGLLRAGSGRVEVAKPPALMFQDDRLLPWRTALRNVALPHDLGAGGGLEAGEALKLVGLEGYAGYYPAQLSGGMRARVALARALAQSSDVLLLDEPFAALDALVRERFNAELRHLHDKTGRTTVLVTHSIREAVWLADRVVVLRDGRVVEELDTRGEGRVTAYTDGLEARLRNLLGTGDSTRLRTDPPARLDLGALAPVGAIVVGLAAWELVARALGQPLLLPSPGQVWAELLSTPGEFLSFAGATAGVTLLGALLGSLAGALIGYPLGKSRTLERLLSPFVVAAQSTPIAVLAPLLITWFGFGRFPAVLVSALSALYPVMVATIVGVREVRRTDHELFSTLRASGWQRLTRLELPSALPVMLGGLRLALSLALIGAVVWEFVSNQPGLGFAVNQARAYYDTPRQFAAIALLVGLGVALYLAVAALERRVLRHRRAR from the coding sequence ATGAGCGCTCCGGGAGAGGTAGGAACGGGTGACGGCCAGACCGCCATCCGCCTGACGAGCGTGACGGTGCGGCTGGGCGGCCAGACCGTACTGGAGGACGTGACGCTGGAGGTGCCCCACGGCGAGTTCCTGGCGGTCATAGGGCCGTCGGGCAGCGGCAAGAGCACGCTGCTGCGGGTGCTCGCGGGCCTACTGCGGGCCGGGTCGGGCCGGGTGGAGGTCGCCAAGCCCCCCGCGCTGATGTTTCAGGATGACCGCCTGCTGCCGTGGCGCACGGCGCTGCGGAACGTGGCCCTGCCCCACGACCTCGGGGCGGGCGGGGGACTGGAGGCCGGGGAAGCGCTGAAACTCGTCGGGCTGGAGGGCTACGCGGGCTACTACCCGGCGCAGCTCTCGGGCGGGATGCGGGCGCGGGTGGCGCTGGCGCGGGCACTGGCCCAGAGCAGCGACGTGCTGCTGCTGGACGAACCCTTCGCCGCGCTGGACGCCCTGGTGCGCGAGCGCTTCAACGCCGAACTGCGCCACCTCCACGACAAGACCGGACGGACCACCGTGCTGGTGACCCACTCCATCCGCGAGGCCGTGTGGCTGGCCGACCGGGTGGTCGTGTTGCGTGACGGCCGGGTGGTTGAGGAACTGGACACGCGGGGAGAAGGCCGGGTGACCGCCTACACCGACGGCCTGGAGGCGCGGCTTCGCAACCTGCTGGGCACGGGTGACTCCACCCGGCTGCGAACCGATCCCCCGGCACGGCTGGACCTGGGAGCGCTGGCGCCGGTCGGGGCGATCGTGGTGGGGCTGGCCGCGTGGGAGCTGGTGGCGCGGGCGCTGGGCCAGCCCCTGCTGCTCCCCTCGCCAGGGCAGGTGTGGGCGGAACTGCTGAGCACGCCGGGGGAGTTCCTGTCCTTCGCGGGCGCGACTGCCGGGGTCACGCTGCTGGGGGCGCTGCTGGGGTCGCTGGCTGGTGCCCTCATCGGCTATCCCCTGGGCAAATCCCGCACGCTCGAACGGCTGCTCAGCCCCTTCGTGGTCGCGGCGCAGAGCACTCCCATCGCGGTGCTGGCCCCACTGCTGATCACGTGGTTCGGGTTCGGGCGTTTTCCGGCGGTGCTCGTGAGCGCCCTGAGCGCCCTGTATCCCGTCATGGTCGCCACCATCGTTGGGGTGCGCGAGGTGCGGCGCACCGACCACGAGCTGTTCTCCACCCTGCGGGCTTCGGGCTGGCAGCGGCTGACGCGGCTGGAACTCCCCTCGGCCCTGCCGGTCATGCTGGGGGGGCTGCGGCTGGCGCTCTCGCTGGCGCTGATTGGCGCGGTCGTGTGGGAGTTCGTGAGCAACCAGCCGGGGCTGGGCTTCGCGGTCAACCAGGCCCGCGCCTACTACGACACGCCCCGGCAGTTCGCGGCCATCGCCCTGCTCGTCGGGCTGGGCGTGGCCCTGT